The Molothrus ater isolate BHLD 08-10-18 breed brown headed cowbird chromosome 6, BPBGC_Mater_1.1, whole genome shotgun sequence genome segment ATCAGACAAGAGAGTGTCAATGATCTCGCgctcccttccaagccaaagcAGCCCCTGATTCCATGGCATGATCAGCACCTCTCCCACTTCCATTCCAGAAACATCCTCCCACTCACCCAGGACTTTCCTCTTTTTCGCTCCACATCAGGGATGTGTGGCTGAGTGCCCCAGGCATGGGATGCCTCATTCCTGGGGATGCCTTTCCCTGGGGATGCCATTCAAGGCTGAACTTGTGGCCTCAGAGCTCTGCAATGACAGCATAGCCCCAATTCCAGTTGGGAATGTATCAAACAGCAGGGTGGGGTGTTTGCTCCCTCTCCCACCCAGCCACTGGGACAGCTCACATGGAATGTCATTGACTTACTGGGTCTGAAATTCCTGGCTCAAAAGGCAGGTGATGGAATATCCTGTCCTGGGAAAATCCAGGATACCAGGAGGGTCCCTGGAAGTCACAGGTCAGAGGCAGAGTCAGATGAACAATCCTGAACTGGTTTTCAGGGGAtgcatccccagcctgtggggACTCCAAAGCTGTTCCTTCCACCTGGGGTAGCCAGGGAAAACATCCCCATCATGGATTTCTGACAGGAAAAAACTCACAGCTCCAGGATACTTGGCTTTTCCCAAATCCAGGCCAGCACTCCAACAGGCTCTAAGGAATAAACAACAGGAAAGACTATCTCAGGGTGCACACCATTGAGATAGTCTTGGGCACCACATTCCGCTGGAACTGGGCTGCTCCCACATCTCTGTGACAGCTGGGAGCATCTCCATTTCCTTACTCCTCTATTCAGGAGAAAGAGACATCAGAGCCCTTAAACAACCAGTGTGTAATCCCAACAACCCAGGGAAAACCACCTCACTCAGGAAGAAATGTAATGCCCAGTTTTGGAAAAACCCAAATAGCAGAACTGgaaacacttccaggcatggagATTCTCAgctctggaaatgcagctcCCAGGCTTCTTCCCAAACTTGCCCCTGACTGGGCTCAGGGAGAAAACCTCACCCATTTcaccagcctggcactgagTAAATTCAATGTACACCCCAGGAGGGTGTCCCTGACCACAGCAGGGCAAGGAAACAGGATGATCTATACGGTTCCTTCCCACCCTGACCATTCCAGGAGTTTAAGGCTACTTAAACTTGATTTGAGCCACTTCTCAGCTCACAACTCCTTCCCAAGCCTCATCCTCTGGGCTGCCTTTCCCAGACCatgctgggaagggaagcagtGGCTCCTCTCCCCAGACACACCCATTGCCAattgctgtgccctgcccaaAACCACCGGGTGACACAGGGGCTGATCCACTGTCTTGGCTGTTTTCCATAATCCAGCATTCAGGGACTCCAGAGTTGTACAATCAGGATCAATCCCAGGTTCCAGGCACTggcaaaagcagctgctgtgctggaggggcCAATTTCAGAGGCTCCTCTCCCCTCAGCTGGGAATTCAGTGCTGCAAAGGGCCTGGCAGTGACTGTGGATTTATCTGTTCCTATGGATTCATCCCCAGCATTCACTGccaagtgctgctggagcatctcccagcagaaaaaaagcagtgcCCAATCCAGAGGGTCCTCAGTGGGGTCCCTGCCCAGTTCTCCAGGGTGGATAGGAAGATGCTACTGACAGGCTGGATCTCAGGAGAACTTCAGTAATTTGCTGAAAGCTTCTAAAAAAACAGGGACTTGTTTCCAAGTCTAAGACAGCTCAAATCCTATTCCTAATAATGTGCTGCAAAAATGTCTCTGTGTGCAGGAATCTCCTTTTAACCTTTTTTCAGGGAATAGCTGCCTGGGATTTTAGTTAAAATTTACATCAACCTCCgacagaaaaaaatgcccaGAAGCTCAAGGTTGACtaagcatgaagaaaaaaaccataaGAGCTCAttcctgcacagcccagacCTGACACTTTGGCTCATAAGTGAAAtagaagggaaatgcagaacCAAGTTCAGTCCTACCTTTAAGCAATCCTTAAGGAGTTGACAGCCCTCCAATGAAACCCTGGCTCAGGACAAGGctctcctccctgtgccattgatccaggtgagcacaggtgctcctgctgggagTGACAGTTCCTTGGAAGGCAGCATCTCTACCTGGAGCTGGGCCTTCCCCAGCCTTTGGGGGCCGCTGTCTCCATCCTCCCAcacctcctcatcttcctcctcgCCAGGGTTGGCTtcctcaccctgcagagcaaagccagggacGGTGCCCAGCCTGCTcatgccagcctgggcagcagggatgggctggtggcaccctctggatgtgcccctgtgcctggcaccGTCCCTGCTCCGCGCCCATCCCCGttcctgcctgggcagctccttggAACGGGATGTGAAAGCACAAACGtttgctctgctggggctgggacagcagagacTCCCCCGGGGCAGGGGGcaaagctcctgctcccacatcctctgcctcccacagccctgctggggctggccagaGCAAAGGAAAcgcctcagctcctgctggaaatTCCCTCCTGTGCCCATCAACCCAGAGAAATcggggctgctccatccctggaagtgtccaaggccaggctggatggggcttggagcagcctggagtaGCGGATGTCCCTGGACTGACCTCAGCAGGAGCCAAATCCCACGtaaggccattccccagggcaTCCTCCTTCAGGGAAACAGGAGTGCCTCCAGATCCTGACACCTCTGCACAGCTAAGGAAAACTCAGAACTCTCCAAAGCTGTGTCATCCCAAACCGTGTTCCCTCCTGAAAACCAGACTGCAATCAAAGCACCTGGGCAGCAATGGGAAGGAAAGCTGCTCTAACCCCTCTGATTTCATACATGGATTTCACAATCCATTTTATCCCGTCTGGGACTTTCCCCACCTTCACTACTCACTACTGATAACTTCACTTTCACCTCAGCACATTCATTCTCTCCCCCGCACATGAACTCACATTTCACCCCGAAATGTTCATTTCGCTCCCTACAGAATTCGCCCCGGTGCCCGCAGCTCCCGGGCCGTCCCCGCCGCCCACTCGGGGCTGTCCCCGGTCCCCGTTCGGGGCCGTCCCCGTTCCCCGCTCACCTCCGAGCCCTCCGCAGCGCTCCCGgtgccccggcccggccccgccgctccccgggcTCCGCCATCGCCGCTCGCGGCTCCGCGCCTGCGCTCCCGGTACAACGGCCGCGGTTCCtgccgggagcggccccggccgAGGGCCCCGCGGCCTCGCACCGCCAGTCCCTGTCATTGTTCCGGTCCAGCTCCATGTCCCGGTCCCGGCCCAGCCCCATGTCCCGGTCCCGGTGCCGCGGGAAGGGCCCGAAGCGCGCGGAGCTGCAGTACCGGGTGTGTCCACAAGACGGCAGCACGGAGGGAGCCGCGGCCACCGCGCATGCGAAGCGTTTTTAGGCgtccaaaaaaatcccaatttcatGTGCCAATAAATCCGAATTTCAGTCGATCCCGGATTTCGGGTGTTCCAGCgagaggagggagaaagaaCTCCGCGTACACAGGGCTGTTTCTAGTTCCTTCATACAGACCATCTTGTCTTACCTCTTCGAGCcctttattatttcatttatgtaCACAAACactttatttgtattttcaaatacagaTCCATGTTCAGAATTTCTTACAGTCTAAAATCCTATAACACAGCAGGTACGAGgtcttcttttaaaatcaatttttatataaattgaGATTACTTCTCAATATATAGAAAATGAGAATCTTTGCAGTTTTAAGTATTTTACACACAAACCCCTCAAGaattttctggcattttttgGGCTCTAGCCTCTCTTGGGTTTTAGGAGGACCTCTCCTGACCCCCCTCATCCCTCACTCACCTGGCTCCCCCTCCACAGATCTTGGAGTGTCCCAGTTACACCATCACCCCCTGGACTCCCCAATgtccctttttcctctcccccaGAGAAAGCATGAAATGAGTCCAAgtgccctggccagcagctcgGTGCTTCCATAAAAGCCCTCTCCACATGGACATCCCCCccaaaaagggggaaaaatcaagggagggcagggcagctccctgAAGGGTTGGAATCTCCgcagctcctgtcctgcagcacagggagtgtCTCCGAGGGTGGTGCCTCAGCTCCCACCCcggctctgctctgccatgtTCCCCCTCGGTTCCTGCGCTCCACACAATGCCAGGAGAtgtctcctcccttccctgcggtgctgctgcagggacaccatGGCACCAATGGCTTGGAAGATGAGTCTGGACTACAACCCTGGGATCCTGAGGGTCTGATTACCAACCTCTCTTCCTGAGGGTCTAAAATCAAACACCCCTCACCGCCACAGGGTTGTCCTCTCCTTTCAGCTGACCAGGATCCATGGATGGACCAGGCAGCAAGGATCcaattttttgctttcctcacAGCGTTCCTCAAGTCCACGTTGCTGAGGCCATAGAGGAACGGGCTCAGCCTGAGGACAGTGATGGAATACCCCAGGGAGATGAGCTTGTCCTGCCCCACGGAGCGGCTGGAGACGGGTGCAGGTCCGTGAGGGTGGAgctgccatggcacagagcGATGGAGGCCGGCTGGGAGctgccatggcacaggcagaCGAGGCCTCGTGCTGCCGGGCTGAGCGGATCCACAGGACGGCAGCCTGGATGGACAGAGAGGACACCAGGATTGAGCTGGATGAGCTGTGGTGCTCAGCACGTTGAACCCCACCATGGCAGCCACCACAGCCTCGCTGGCACAGGTgtcagagcaggacagggccAGCAGCGGGGGCCTGTCACAAACAAAGAGCTTGATGGCCCAGGAGGGACAGAACAGGACATGGAACATGGAAATATGGTGTGGAGAGTGGAGCTGAGCCCTCCAGCCAACATCCCCATGCAAATCCTCTGGGACATGAGCACAGAGTAGAGCAGGGGCCTACAGGTGGCCACGTAGTGGTCGTAGGCCATGGCGGCCAGCACGTGGCACTCCGTGGTGGCCCAGGTGGCGAAGGAGAAGAGCTGGGTGACGCATCTCACGAAGGAAATCACCTTCTCTACCAAAACATCCCATAGGCTCCGGAGGATGATGGTGAAGGAGCAGCAGACATCCAGCAGGGACACGTGGCTCTGGAAGAAGCACATGGGCATGCAGAGGCGCGGATCGATCCGGTTCAACACGATGGCTCCCAGATTTCCTAGGAGAGTGACCACGTAGAGGGCAAGGAACAAGACAAAAAACATCACCTGCAGATCTGCTTGGGTGGTGAAGCCCAGGAGAATAAATTCAGATGCAAACATCTCATTTTCTCCAGCCATACTGAACATTTTCTACATGCagttcagctgctctctgtcttTAGATTGAACTGTTTAATGCACATAAATCCATTGATAATGATAAGAATGTTAATTTCTGTCAAGCAGTTGCAAAACCTTCAGTCGATAAAAGGTAAATTCTCcttgaaagagaaaaaccacAAGTTCCTGGCACCAGTAACCCTGTTCAGCCAATGTATTTGGAAGCAGGGACATATTTAAGCCATGAAGAAGGGAAATACCATatcaaaattaataaatcataAATAAGTTGCAATGCTTCCTCCTAGTTCTTCTCAATCCACTTACACATGGAATTCCATTATTTTCATGATAATTCCTGGGAATATGAAACTATTTCTTATCTTTTGACCATTCCCTATCCAGCCTGAGCACTTGAGGAATAAATACCTGCTCCCCGTGTCCCAGGAAGAGATTTTCTAGGTGAATGCATTGGAAAATGGGACTTCCCTTGGTGTATTTTTTCCTGGTGTAGGGATAAGAGCTGGGATTTGTCTTACCTCACTTTGCTTTAGATGTGATCCTTGATTTAGAGGTAAAAGATGAATTCATGTTCCATCTTGCTATTCACCAGGGAGAGATCAGCAGCTCCTAAAACCCTACTTTACAACAGATAGAATAAATCAAcatggatttttctcctggataATCATGGCTTGACAGAATTGCACCAGAGAGTAAACCAAGAGtaggcactgctggctcctgacAAATGGATCCAAATCTGGAAATCCTCATTACTGCATGAGCCTTGGTTGAAGGCTGAGTTCAGCCCCAGAACCTGACATCTCTTTCAGGTGTTCCATGGTCTCCTGGAGTTACTAAGGAGGATTTAGAGCTGCTTTTCATTACCCTCATGAAGTTGACAGAGATgctaaaaataaggaaaaccaGACATTTTTGAGGCTGAATTTCCCCCAAGAGGCAGAATCCACCTGCTTCCATCAGAGAACTGACCTCGATTTCTTGCTTAACTAAAGTCCAGCCTCACTTTTTCTTACTTAACCAACCAGCTTTACTTTGTGTGGTGGATCAGACACCTGGAATGGAAATAAACTCAATTAAAACCCATGGGTTATAATTTGGTTATATGGGTTATATTTTATTCTTGCTGAGAAGCAGGTGGTTGGTGTGGAATAACTAATGGAGTGTTCATCCTGTCTTCCCGTGGTGAGGATCTCCATTGTGGCACCCAAATTCCATAAAATCTTTGGGCAAAGCAGTAGAAGAGCTTCCAATGAGCTGCCCTAGGATTCACCAAGATTACCTCATGCAACCTGaccttaaacacttccagggatggggcagccacaacttttCTGGGAAATCTattccagggcctcaccaccctctcaGGAAGGATTTATTCCCAGTATTCCATCTAACTCCACCCAAAGGATTCAGACAACCTGAAGCACCAGCTGAAAATTGTCCTGAGACAAAAATAAAGTGCAGTTTAAAGCATCTTTTCCAAATGTGAGAACTTCAAACACCCAATATTTTCAACTGGCTCTGGAGCTGAcacttagaaaataaaatatccagGTGGGATCAGGCACACAATGccattgttttatttattgccTACTTCTCAGTTTCCTGAGCAAGAACAAGACACTTTGCTACCCGAGGCTTACAGGGAAAAAGGAggttttatgtaaaataaaatgagatcATATTTCCAGCAACGTCCAATAGATGGTGGTGACACACAGGAAATACTGATGGatattttttaacctttttccccttcagttCTCCATTTGATACCTTAAAAGGATTTTTGTGGCTCTTTAATGTCCCTTGGGCTTGACAGCTGAGTACCACGGTGTACCAAAGGAGCAAAAATAAGTTGTTCATGTAAAAAcaggaattaaattaatttggaagTAGATGAAACGCAACTTTTTAGAAGGAAAGGAGTTTTTTGACAACAAAAACCAGGTTGATTTGTCATCCTTGCCAGCACCAAGTTTTCATCCAGAATGTAGAGAAATGAGGGACCTGCAATTTCAGTCAGGAGTTATTTCTTGCCTAAAAGtttgactttttaaataattatcaCCCTTCATCTTTTAATTTCaggttttcaggtttttttcttgctttgctttgttatttttcagtCCCTTTTCCCTACTGCCAAAGGGCAAATCTCTGGATACAAACTCCGCTGATAATATTCCTGACTCTGTTTTTGGCAAACCACCAGGGGTATAAAGAGGAAAACTAATTAGGGTTTTGTTTGAAggctttgaaaagcagaaattgagGGTGGAAAAGGACAGGGCAAAGGTGACTGGTTCAATTGGAAATTTACCTAGTTTTCAAATATGAAGctactaattaattaattaattgacTTGGCTTATGGATGATATCTCATTATCTCCAAACTGTGTTAAAACTGCAAATTAATCCATTTAGAATGTTATCCTTCCATCTTTTCTAGAAAGGGCTTTTTGTGGGAGCTGCCTCCCTAATCCAGCCCAGAAATCACAGAAGTCtgaaatgtgggttttttttctaatgtgttAAACCCACATAACCTTTATACAGGGGATCCTGACACCTCTCACACAATCCTGGAATAGTTTGGGATGGCAGGCACCTGAAGggtcatccagttccaccccactgccatgggcagggccaccttccactagcccagggtgctccaagctccGTATCCATAAATATATATGGATATAAATGGATAACTTGCTATCCTAGCACCAGAGATCTCCTAGATGTTTGTCCTTTCTGATCCAACATCATAAATATCTATTAAAATCCAATATCAAGTGTACATTATCccatatatttatacataaaatgcaaaacattATTGGGTTAAATGTGCGCACCAACACCCACATGTTACTGGATCTTCTTCCCCCTCACAAGCTCCATGAATCCCACTTCATTTCCAGCTGAAACCAAGGTATGGATGAGAGCCCTGGCatgagggaggggaaaaaaagagccaGACAGAATTCCCTGTCCCTGATAACACAACAAACCAGAATAAAAGGattaaagataaaaatccaATTCTTACCTCACCAGAGGAGCATCAGGATCAGAAGGTTCATTGAGAAACCCTCTCCACCAGCAAAACATCCTTTAatagaaatacaatttaatttttatagtGAACATAACTTTACTTCAGGGTCAGGGGTGGGGTTGCTCCAGGTATGCATTGCAAACATCTCAGGCTGTCCTGGATGgatccctggagcagccagctgggatTGCAGGGGGTGAGGGCTGATCCAGGCCTCCAGGTAAGGAATGAGCCCAAAATGCTTCCAGGTTGCTCCTGGCCTAGCACTGGGAGGTCTGTACAGGACCCACCTGTCAGAACATGATCCAGAGTCCATTAAACCTTCTTATTCTGCTCCAGGTATTCCCAGGAATATCTCAGCTGCCCACAAAGTACAGTTTGGATCCACAGATGGGATTGATCAGTTATCAATAACACATCCCACGATAGCTTAGGTGGAATTAGAGGGATCAAGAGACTCCAGGTAGGCTGGAAGAGGATGTGCCATGTCCAAAGGAGACCCACACAGGGTcgcagaatcctggaatggtttgggttggaaagagcTCTAAAGATCATCCAGCTCGTGctgatgttttggtttggtgtAGCTCTGCAAACAACAACATTTTAACATCAGTGTTGGAATTTGGTGAGTTTCCACACCAAAATTTCACCACTGACTCCCATTAGTTCCTGCTTTATTCCCCATTCCCCAGGCACAACTTCAAACACCCCCCTCTTTtctcaaaataataaataaaaccaagaaatcCAGTTATTTCCATGAGAAACTTTTGATGCTTAGAAAAGAATGACCAAGAAGGCAAAACAGCTTGTAAAAGAAGTTAAATAATTATCAGGTAATTAAGTATAAACCTTTGAACTGTTTATCACTCAATCCTTCCTCTGCCTGTGTgcattttctaagaaaaatggcaatttttgCTTTCATGAGTATTTCTGCTCCATTTCTTTGACATTGACCCAAATCAGatctattttatctttttccagGACTGTATTGCACCAAATCTCCACTGACTTCCCCAAAACCCTTATTTTTCCACCTTCCATCTTGCTTCATAAATCAGAATCAGATTTATTCCAAGCCTCCTGATGTTCTCTGAGCCAAGACTCCAAACCACCAGGACAGCTGGTGACAATGAGGCAGGTCCAAGGTTGACCTAAAttctatgtttttttaaataaggtatttattttaattcttaatcCAGTCTATCAAACTGTTATACTATAAATCGTTCACCATGGATAAAGTTCACATagataaattaatgttttataCCTTTATGAGCTCCAGCAAGCTGAAACATCCAAAAACCAACTCAGTCCTGGTTAGGGCTGGATCTGTGATGAAGACAAGGTGCAGATTAGAGGAAGATGTGCACATGTTGTTAAACTGGCAACCAGGACTTCTACAGAGGGAACAACCTCCTTGGGCTGAGCTTAAGCTGAGCTTAAATAGAGTTTGTGGGTCAAGGTGTGGATGGAGCCCCCAGATGGGGTGATTAATGCAAATTAGTTCACTCTGGGATAATTAATCACTGTCTGaaagtgcccagagcagcctgccCAGGTGTGGACATCTGGGCTGCAGGTACCTCACCTTGGATAATCCCATCCTTGAAGGAAAACTGGGCTGCCTGGTGTCCACAGAGGAacatcagcagctccagagctggaggtgctTCGTGTGACACTTGGGGACCCTCTCACCAGCCGGTCACTGCTGGTGCCACGTGTCCATGTGATGTGGTGGCTCATCCACGTGATGGACTTGAGATCCCTGAAGCACAATGGATTTCAGAATTCCATTctatccctttttttttttccctcttttctttgtttatgtGCTGTGCCATGAGGAGCCCTGAGGGGTTtgtcccaggagagcagagggaataTATTCACAGCCCTGTCACCCACAGGTTCAGAGTTGGAGTCAGGAAAGGAGCACATCCCTCTCCACATCAGCCTGGATGTTCTCTGCTGCATTTGGGATAAACCCTTGGCTCCCACCACCACAGCgagggcacaggaggagctgtaAATCCAAGAGAAAGAAGTTGGATTCCTTCTCCATGTCCTCATATC includes the following:
- the LOC118686980 gene encoding LOW QUALITY PROTEIN: olfactory receptor 1038-like (The sequence of the model RefSeq protein was modified relative to this genomic sequence to represent the inferred CDS: inserted 1 base in 1 codon; deleted 6 bases in 3 codons) — translated: MAGENEMFASEFILLGFTTQADLQVMFFVLFLALYVVTLLGNLGAIVLNRIDPRLCMPMCFFQSHVSLLDVCCSFTIILRSLWDVLVEKVISFVRCVTQLFSFATWATTECHVLAAMAYDHYVATCRPLLYSVLMSQRICMGMLAGGLSSTLHTISMFHVLFCPSWAIKLFVCDRPPLLALSCSDTCASEAVVAAMVGFNVLSTTAHPAILVSSLSIQAAVLWIRSARQHEASSACAMASQPASIALCHGSSTLTDLHPXSSRSVGQDKLISLGYSITVLRLSPFLYGLSNVDLRNAVRKAKNWILAAWSIHGSWSAERRGQPCGGLEEVRQDGLYEGTRNSPVYAEFFLPPLAGTPEIRDRLKFGFIGT